The Halomonas sp. KG2 genome contains a region encoding:
- the rpoC gene encoding DNA-directed RNA polymerase subunit beta' codes for MKDLVKVLKSQSQSEEFDAIKITLASPDMIRSWSFGEVKKPETINYRTFKPERDGLFCAKIFGPVKDYECLCGKYKRMKHRGIICEKCGVEVTKAAVRRERMGHIELASPVAHIWFLKSLPSRIGMFLDMTLRDIERVLYFESFVVIDPGMTTLERGQLLNDEQYFEALEEFGDDFDARMGAEAVQELLKDIDLEEEINHLREEIPQTNSETKIKKLSKRLKLLEAFYHSGNAPAWMVMEVLPVLPPDLRPLVPLDGGRFATSDLNDLYRRVINRNNRLKRLLDLNAPDIIVRNEKRMLQEAVDALLDNGRRGRAITGSNKRPLKSLADMIKGKQGRFRQNLLGKRVDYSGRSVITVGPTLRLHQCGLPKKMALELFKPFIYSKLQSLGYASTIKAAKKMVERELPEVWDILADVIREHPVLLNRAPTLHRLGIQAFEPLLIEGKAIQLHPLVCAAYNADFDGDQMAVHVPLTLEAQLEARALMMATNNVLSPANGEPIIVPSQDVVLGLYYMTREKINAKGEGMVFSDLNEVERAFGTQSVSLHARVKVRLDEVDVEEETGERSFHRRIYDTTVGRALLFRILPEGVPFSLIDQPMKKKAISSLINEVYRRAGLKPTVIFADQLMYTGFRLATWSGASIGVNDFVIPDAKTEIVDAAEAEVKEIEDQFSSGLVTAGEKYNKVIDIWSKANDKVAKAMMVGISKETVIDREGNEVEQDSFNSVFIMADSGARGSAAQIRQLAGMRGLMAKPDGSIIETPIVANFREGLNVLQYFISTHGARKGLADTALKTANSGYLTRRLVDVAQDLVITETDCGTENGLTLHPIIEGGDIIVPLSQRVLGRVVAIDVIDPSNDEVLIPRGTLLDEKWCASLDTMGVDEIIVRSTITCDTAHGVCASCYGRDLARGHQVNIGESVGVIAAQSIGEPGTQLTMRTFHIGGAASRSSAVDSVQVKHGGKVRLHNIKHVERADGKLVVVSRSSALAVADDHGREREYYKLPYGAELSVRDGDVVDGGAIVAKWDPHTHPIIAEVEGKAQFIDLDEGVTMHRSVDEMTGLSSIEVIESAARPMAGRDKRPMVMLKDAAGEYVSVSGSNTPVQYLLPGNSIISVDDGATIGVGEVVARIPVEASGNKDITGGLPRVADLFEARKPKESSILAEISGVVSFGKETKGKRRLTITPESGDPFEALIPKWRQIAVFEGESVEKGEVISDGPSNPHDILRLLGVAELAKYITAEVQDVYRLQGVGINDKHIEVIVRQMLRKVEISDSGDSDFITGDQAELVRVLEQNARLEKEGKFPAKYQRLLLGITKASLATESFISAASFQETTRVLTEAAVTGKRDYLRGLKENVVVGRLIPAGTGLTHHAERRRKREDVERLFNPSATEVEQELGAQLTALDSDDEL; via the coding sequence CGCATGAAGCACCGCGGTATCATTTGTGAGAAGTGTGGCGTTGAAGTCACCAAGGCTGCCGTGCGCCGTGAGCGCATGGGCCACATCGAACTGGCATCGCCAGTGGCTCACATTTGGTTCTTGAAGTCACTGCCGTCGCGTATCGGCATGTTCCTCGATATGACCCTGCGTGATATCGAGCGCGTGCTGTACTTCGAAAGCTTTGTCGTCATCGATCCCGGTATGACCACGCTGGAGCGTGGTCAGTTACTCAACGATGAGCAGTACTTTGAAGCGCTAGAAGAGTTCGGTGATGACTTCGACGCCCGTATGGGTGCCGAAGCTGTCCAAGAACTGCTGAAAGATATTGATCTGGAAGAAGAGATTAATCACCTGCGTGAAGAGATTCCGCAGACTAACTCTGAAACTAAGATTAAGAAGCTTTCAAAGCGCTTGAAGCTGCTTGAAGCGTTCTATCACTCCGGCAACGCGCCGGCGTGGATGGTCATGGAAGTGCTGCCCGTGCTGCCGCCGGATCTTCGTCCGTTGGTACCGCTGGACGGCGGCCGCTTCGCGACCTCAGACCTGAACGACCTTTATCGTCGCGTCATTAACCGTAACAACCGTCTGAAGCGTCTGCTTGACCTCAATGCGCCGGATATTATCGTGCGTAACGAGAAGCGTATGCTGCAAGAAGCGGTTGATGCGTTGTTGGATAACGGCCGTCGTGGTCGTGCCATTACGGGTTCTAACAAGCGTCCGCTGAAATCCCTTGCCGATATGATCAAAGGTAAGCAGGGTCGTTTCCGTCAGAACTTGCTAGGTAAGCGCGTCGATTACTCCGGCCGTTCGGTAATCACTGTTGGTCCGACGCTGCGTCTGCACCAGTGTGGTCTGCCCAAGAAAATGGCGCTTGAGCTGTTCAAGCCGTTTATCTACTCCAAGCTGCAGTCGCTGGGCTATGCCTCAACGATCAAAGCTGCCAAGAAGATGGTTGAACGCGAACTGCCCGAGGTGTGGGACATCCTTGCCGATGTTATCCGTGAGCACCCGGTACTGCTTAACCGCGCACCGACGCTCCACCGTCTTGGTATCCAAGCGTTTGAGCCGCTGTTGATCGAAGGTAAAGCGATCCAGCTGCACCCGCTGGTATGTGCCGCCTACAACGCCGACTTTGACGGTGACCAGATGGCGGTACACGTACCGCTGACCCTGGAAGCCCAGCTTGAAGCGCGTGCGCTGATGATGGCCACCAATAACGTGCTGTCGCCTGCCAACGGCGAGCCGATTATCGTGCCGTCGCAAGACGTTGTTCTGGGTCTGTATTACATGACCCGCGAAAAGATCAACGCCAAAGGCGAAGGCATGGTGTTCTCTGACCTTAATGAGGTAGAGCGCGCCTTTGGTACTCAGTCAGTATCGCTGCACGCTCGCGTGAAAGTGCGTCTGGACGAAGTCGATGTCGAAGAAGAGACCGGCGAGCGTAGTTTCCATCGCCGCATCTACGATACGACGGTTGGCCGTGCGCTACTGTTCCGCATTCTGCCGGAAGGTGTGCCGTTCTCGCTAATCGATCAGCCAATGAAGAAAAAGGCGATCTCTAGCCTCATCAACGAGGTATACCGTCGTGCGGGCTTGAAACCGACGGTTATCTTCGCTGACCAACTGATGTACACCGGTTTCCGTTTGGCAACCTGGTCGGGCGCCTCTATCGGTGTTAACGACTTCGTTATTCCTGATGCGAAAACTGAGATTGTCGACGCTGCAGAAGCGGAAGTTAAAGAGATCGAAGATCAGTTCTCTTCTGGCCTGGTAACCGCCGGTGAGAAGTACAACAAGGTCATCGATATCTGGTCGAAGGCCAACGATAAAGTTGCCAAGGCGATGATGGTAGGTATCTCTAAAGAGACCGTCATCGACCGTGAAGGCAACGAAGTTGAGCAAGACTCGTTCAACAGCGTCTTTATCATGGCTGACTCCGGTGCGCGTGGTTCTGCCGCCCAGATCCGTCAGTTGGCGGGTATGCGTGGCTTGATGGCTAAGCCGGATGGCTCGATCATCGAAACGCCGATCGTCGCCAACTTCCGTGAAGGTCTGAACGTACTCCAGTACTTCATCTCGACCCACGGTGCACGTAAAGGTCTTGCGGATACGGCTCTGAAAACTGCTAACTCCGGTTACCTGACCCGTCGTCTGGTTGACGTTGCCCAGGACTTGGTCATCACTGAGACCGACTGTGGCACCGAAAACGGCTTGACCCTGCACCCGATCATCGAAGGTGGCGACATCATTGTACCGCTGTCTCAGCGTGTACTTGGTCGTGTCGTTGCGATTGATGTTATTGATCCAAGTAATGATGAAGTGCTTATTCCGCGCGGCACATTGCTGGACGAAAAGTGGTGTGCATCGCTAGACACCATGGGCGTAGACGAGATCATTGTTCGTTCTACCATTACTTGTGACACTGCCCACGGCGTGTGTGCCTCCTGTTATGGCCGCGACTTGGCGCGTGGCCATCAGGTCAACATTGGTGAGTCTGTCGGTGTTATCGCCGCACAGTCCATCGGTGAGCCGGGTACCCAGCTGACCATGCGTACGTTCCACATCGGTGGTGCGGCGTCGCGTTCATCGGCAGTAGACAGCGTTCAGGTCAAGCATGGCGGTAAAGTACGTCTCCACAACATCAAGCATGTAGAGCGGGCCGACGGCAAGCTGGTCGTTGTCTCTCGCTCCAGCGCACTTGCTGTTGCTGATGACCATGGCCGCGAGCGTGAGTACTACAAGCTGCCTTACGGCGCAGAGCTGTCTGTTCGTGACGGTGATGTCGTTGATGGCGGTGCGATTGTCGCGAAGTGGGATCCGCACACTCACCCGATCATTGCCGAAGTAGAAGGTAAGGCGCAGTTTATCGACCTTGACGAAGGTGTCACCATGCACCGTAGCGTCGACGAAATGACTGGTCTGTCGTCTATTGAGGTTATCGAGTCGGCAGCCCGCCCGATGGCAGGCCGTGATAAGCGTCCGATGGTGATGCTGAAAGATGCTGCTGGCGAGTACGTATCGGTGTCTGGATCGAACACGCCGGTACAGTATCTGCTGCCGGGTAACTCGATTATCTCCGTCGATGATGGCGCTACCATTGGTGTGGGTGAGGTTGTTGCACGTATTCCGGTAGAGGCGTCTGGTAACAAAGATATTACCGGTGGTCTGCCGCGTGTTGCCGACTTGTTTGAGGCGCGTAAGCCGAAAGAGTCGTCAATCCTGGCTGAGATCAGTGGTGTGGTCAGTTTCGGTAAAGAGACCAAGGGTAAGCGTCGTTTGACGATTACTCCAGAGTCTGGCGACCCGTTTGAAGCATTGATCCCGAAATGGCGTCAAATCGCTGTCTTCGAGGGTGAAAGCGTTGAGAAGGGTGAAGTAATCTCGGATGGTCCGAGCAACCCCCACGATATCCTGCGCTTATTGGGCGTGGCGGAACTGGCCAAGTACATCACCGCCGAAGTGCAAGATGTTTATCGCCTCCAGGGTGTAGGCATCAACGATAAGCATATCGAAGTCATTGTTCGTCAGATGCTGCGTAAGGTAGAGATCTCTGATTCAGGTGACTCTGACTTTATTACTGGCGATCAAGCTGAACTCGTACGCGTGCTAGAACAAAATGCACGTCTCGAGAAAGAAGGTAAGTTCCCGGCCAAGTATCAACGCTTGCTGTTGGGTATTACTAAGGCCAGCTTGGCCACTGAGTCGTTCATTTCAGCGGCGTCGTTCCAGGAAACGACACGTGTATTGACCGAAGCAGCGGTGACCGGCAAGCGCGATTATTTACGCGGCCTGAAAGAAAACGTGGTGGTTGGGCGTCTGATTCCGGCAGGTACCGGTCTGACTCACCACGCAGAGCGTCGTCGCAAACGCGAAGACGTTGAGCGTCTGTTCAACCCCTCGGCTACCGAAGTTGAGCAGGAGCTTGGTGCTCAGTTAACCGCCCTTGATTCAGACGACGAGCTGTAA
- the rpsL gene encoding 30S ribosomal protein S12: MATINQLVRKPRKRPVTKSDVPALQACPQKRGVCTRVYTTTPKKPNSALRKVCRVRLTNGFEVSSYIGGEGHNLQEHSVVLIRGGRVKDLPGVRYHTVRGALDTSGVQNRKQGRSKYGTKRPKS; the protein is encoded by the coding sequence ATGGCAACGATTAATCAGCTAGTGCGCAAGCCGCGTAAGCGCCCCGTCACTAAGAGTGACGTACCTGCGCTACAGGCATGCCCGCAGAAACGTGGCGTTTGTACGCGCGTTTATACTACTACCCCTAAGAAGCCGAACTCGGCCCTGCGTAAGGTTTGCCGTGTGCGCCTTACCAACGGTTTCGAAGTCTCTTCTTACATCGGTGGTGAAGGTCACAACCTGCAAGAGCACTCTGTTGTTCTGATTCGCGGCGGTCGTGTAAAGGATTTGCCAGGTGTGCGTTATCACACCGTTCGTGGCGCCCTTGACACCTCTGGCGTACAGAACCGTAAGCAGGGTCGTTCTAAGTACGGTACCAAGCGTCCGAAGTCCTAA
- the rpsG gene encoding 30S ribosomal protein S7, producing MPRRRVVAKREILPDPKFGSERLAKFMNHLMVSGKKSIAERIVYGALDKVAERSNEEPLEIFDKALETIQPMVEVKSRRVGGATYQVPVEVRPSRRQALAMRWLVDAARRRGEKTMVQRLAGEMLDAAEGKGSAVKKREDVHRMAEANKAFSHYRF from the coding sequence ATGCCTAGAAGAAGAGTTGTAGCTAAACGCGAAATCCTGCCGGATCCTAAGTTCGGAAGTGAGCGTCTGGCGAAGTTCATGAACCACCTGATGGTCAGCGGCAAGAAGTCCATAGCTGAGCGCATCGTTTACGGTGCGTTGGACAAGGTTGCCGAGCGTAGTAATGAAGAGCCGCTGGAAATCTTCGACAAAGCGCTGGAAACCATCCAGCCGATGGTCGAAGTAAAGTCGCGCCGTGTTGGTGGTGCGACCTATCAGGTGCCGGTCGAAGTTCGCCCTTCGCGTCGCCAAGCCCTAGCAATGCGCTGGTTGGTGGACGCTGCGCGTCGCCGCGGTGAAAAAACGATGGTTCAGCGCCTGGCAGGTGAAATGCTGGATGCCGCTGAAGGCAAAGGCTCGGCTGTTAAGAAGCGTGAAGATGTGCACCGTATGGCAGAAGCCAACAAGGCCTTCTCTCACTATCGTTTCTAA
- the fusA gene encoding elongation factor G, giving the protein MARKTPLNRYRNIGIVAHVDAGKTTTTERVLFYTGLNHKLGETHEGASTTDWMEQEQERGITITSAAVTTFWKGMSHQFDEHRINIIDTPGHVDFTIEVERSLRVLDGAVVVLCGSSGVQPQTETVWRQADKYEVPRMVFVNKMDRTGADFFMVVDQLKERLGANTVPIQINWGTEEDFKGVIDLIQMKAILWDEESLGMNYELVDIPAELQETAETYREQMVEAAAEGSEELMDKYLEGGELSIEEIKAGLRARTLANDIVLVTCGSAFKNKGVQAVLDGVIEYMPSPTEVKAIEGELDDKDGTVATREADDSAPFAALAFKIATDPFVGTLTFIRVYSGVLKSGDGVYNSVKQKKERVGRIVQMHANSREEIKEVLAGDIAACIGLKDVTTGDTLCDIDNKIVLERMEFPDPVISVAVEPKSKADQEKMGVALGKLAQEDPSFQVKTDEETGQTIISGMGELHLDILVDRMRREFKVEANIGKPQVAYRETIRGNIEQEGKFVRQSGGRGQYGHVWLRIEPLTAAEKGEGEDELFFKFNSEIVGGAVPKEYVPAVEKGAYEQLKNGVIAGYPMIDVKVTLFDGSFHDVDSNETAFKIASSMAVKEGARKAKAVLLEPVMKVEIVTPEEFMGDVMGDLSRRRGLVQGMDDSSSGKVIRATVPLGEMFGYATDLRSQTQGRASYSMEFAKYEEAPSSVVEAVINQNG; this is encoded by the coding sequence GTGGCACGCAAGACTCCACTTAATCGTTATCGCAATATCGGTATCGTCGCTCACGTTGACGCGGGTAAAACCACGACGACTGAGCGCGTGCTTTTCTATACCGGCTTGAACCACAAGTTGGGTGAAACGCATGAAGGTGCCTCGACTACCGACTGGATGGAGCAGGAGCAGGAGCGTGGTATTACTATCACCTCGGCTGCTGTTACTACCTTCTGGAAAGGTATGAGTCACCAGTTTGATGAGCACCGCATTAATATCATCGACACCCCGGGGCACGTTGACTTCACTATCGAGGTCGAGCGTTCTTTGCGTGTTCTTGATGGTGCTGTTGTTGTACTGTGCGGCTCCTCCGGCGTTCAGCCGCAGACCGAAACGGTCTGGCGTCAGGCTGATAAGTACGAAGTTCCGCGTATGGTCTTCGTCAATAAGATGGACCGTACTGGCGCTGATTTCTTCATGGTTGTTGACCAGTTGAAGGAGCGCTTAGGTGCTAATACTGTGCCGATTCAGATTAACTGGGGCACAGAGGAAGACTTTAAAGGCGTTATCGACCTGATTCAGATGAAGGCTATCCTGTGGGATGAGGAAAGCCTGGGTATGAATTATGAGCTTGTTGATATTCCGGCTGAGCTGCAGGAAACGGCCGAGACGTATCGCGAGCAAATGGTTGAAGCCGCTGCCGAAGGCTCTGAAGAGCTGATGGATAAGTACTTGGAAGGCGGTGAGCTGTCGATTGAAGAGATCAAGGCTGGTCTTCGTGCGCGTACGTTAGCCAACGACATTGTTCTGGTGACCTGTGGTTCTGCATTTAAGAACAAAGGTGTCCAGGCAGTGCTTGACGGCGTTATCGAATACATGCCTTCGCCGACTGAAGTTAAGGCGATCGAAGGTGAGTTGGACGACAAAGATGGTACCGTGGCAACTCGTGAGGCTGATGATAGTGCTCCGTTTGCAGCGTTAGCGTTTAAGATCGCTACCGACCCCTTCGTTGGTACTTTGACCTTTATTCGCGTCTACTCGGGCGTTCTGAAATCTGGTGACGGCGTTTATAACTCCGTTAAGCAGAAGAAAGAGCGTGTTGGTCGTATCGTTCAGATGCATGCCAATTCGCGTGAAGAGATCAAGGAAGTACTTGCTGGCGACATCGCGGCATGTATCGGTCTGAAAGACGTCACCACGGGTGACACCCTGTGCGATATCGATAACAAAATTGTTCTCGAGCGCATGGAGTTCCCGGATCCGGTTATCTCGGTAGCCGTTGAGCCGAAGTCGAAGGCTGATCAGGAAAAGATGGGTGTTGCACTGGGTAAACTTGCCCAGGAAGATCCTTCCTTCCAGGTGAAAACCGACGAAGAAACCGGCCAGACCATTATTTCTGGTATGGGTGAGCTGCACCTCGATATCCTTGTTGACCGTATGCGTCGCGAGTTCAAGGTTGAAGCCAATATCGGTAAGCCTCAGGTTGCTTATCGCGAAACAATTCGCGGCAACATTGAGCAAGAAGGCAAGTTCGTGCGTCAGTCGGGTGGTCGTGGTCAGTATGGTCACGTTTGGCTGCGCATTGAGCCGCTGACTGCAGCAGAAAAGGGTGAAGGCGAAGACGAACTGTTCTTCAAGTTCAACTCTGAAATCGTAGGTGGTGCGGTTCCCAAGGAATACGTGCCTGCGGTTGAGAAGGGTGCCTACGAACAGCTCAAAAACGGTGTCATCGCGGGTTACCCGATGATCGACGTTAAAGTAACGCTGTTTGATGGTTCCTTCCATGACGTGGACTCTAACGAGACTGCGTTCAAGATTGCTTCTTCTATGGCAGTGAAAGAAGGTGCCAGGAAGGCCAAGGCCGTGCTGCTGGAGCCGGTGATGAAGGTCGAAATCGTGACCCCCGAAGAGTTTATGGGTGACGTCATGGGCGACCTGAGCCGTCGTCGCGGTCTGGTGCAGGGTATGGATGACTCCTCTTCTGGTAAAGTCATTCGTGCAACGGTGCCACTGGGTGAGATGTTCGGTTATGCAACCGATCTGCGCTCACAAACCCAGGGCCGCGCGAGCTACTCTATGGAGTTCGCGAAGTACGAGGAGGCGCCCTCCAGCGTCGTTGAAGCCGTCATCAATCAAAACGGTTAA
- the tuf gene encoding elongation factor Tu, whose amino-acid sequence MAKEKFERSKPHVNVGTIGHVDHGKTTLTAALTRVSAEVFGGDWREFDTIDNAPEERERGITIATSHVEYQSEERHYAHVDCPGHADYVKNMITGAAQMDGAILVCSAADGPMPQTREHILLSRQVGVPFIVVFLNKADMVDDEELLELVEMEVRELLDEYDFPGDDTPIITGSALMALNGEDENGMGTTAVANLIKALDQYIPEPERAIDQPFLMPIEDVFSISGRGTVVTGRVERGIVKAGEEVEIVGIRDTTKTIVTGVEMFRKLLDEGRAGENVGALLRGTKRDDVERGQVLAKPGTINPHTTFEAEVYVLSKEEGGRHTPFFKGYRPQFYFRTTDVTGTCELPEGVEMVMPGDNVKMVVTLIAPIAMDEGLRFAIREGGRTVGAGVVAKIVK is encoded by the coding sequence GTGGCTAAGGAAAAATTTGAACGTTCCAAACCGCACGTCAACGTCGGCACCATCGGTCACGTCGACCACGGTAAAACGACCCTGACAGCGGCCCTAACCCGTGTGTCTGCTGAGGTTTTCGGCGGCGACTGGCGTGAGTTTGATACCATCGATAACGCTCCTGAAGAGCGCGAGCGCGGTATCACCATCGCTACGTCTCACGTTGAGTATCAGTCTGAAGAGCGCCACTACGCGCACGTTGACTGCCCAGGACACGCTGACTACGTCAAGAACATGATCACCGGTGCTGCGCAGATGGATGGCGCAATCCTGGTATGTTCTGCTGCTGACGGCCCGATGCCGCAGACGCGTGAGCACATCCTGCTGTCTCGTCAGGTTGGCGTTCCGTTCATCGTTGTGTTCCTGAACAAAGCGGACATGGTCGATGACGAAGAGCTGCTTGAGCTGGTTGAGATGGAAGTTCGTGAACTCCTCGACGAGTACGACTTCCCGGGTGACGACACGCCGATCATCACTGGTTCTGCGCTGATGGCTCTGAACGGTGAAGATGAGAACGGCATGGGTACTACTGCTGTTGCGAATCTGATCAAAGCTTTGGATCAGTACATTCCTGAGCCGGAGCGTGCTATCGACCAGCCGTTCCTGATGCCGATCGAAGACGTGTTCTCTATCTCTGGCCGCGGTACTGTTGTTACCGGTCGTGTAGAGCGCGGTATCGTTAAGGCAGGCGAAGAAGTGGAAATCGTGGGTATCCGCGACACCACTAAAACCATCGTTACCGGTGTTGAAATGTTCCGTAAGCTGCTCGACGAAGGTCGTGCAGGTGAGAACGTTGGCGCCCTGCTGCGTGGTACTAAGCGTGATGACGTCGAGCGTGGCCAGGTTCTGGCTAAGCCGGGCACCATCAACCCGCACACCACCTTCGAAGCAGAAGTTTACGTACTGTCCAAAGAAGAGGGTGGTCGTCACACGCCTTTCTTCAAAGGCTACCGTCCCCAGTTCTACTTCCGTACCACTGACGTAACAGGTACTTGTGAACTGCCGGAAGGTGTTGAAATGGTAATGCCGGGCGACAACGTTAAGATGGTTGTTACCCTGATTGCTCCAATCGCTATGGACGAAGGTCTGCGCTTCGCAATTCGCGAAGGCGGTCGTACCGTTGGTGCTGGCGTTGTTGCAAAAATCGTCAAGTAA
- the rpsJ gene encoding 30S ribosomal protein S10 produces MQNQKIRIRLKAFDHRLIDQSTAEIVETAKRTGAQVRGPIPLPTNRERYTILISPHVNKDARDQYEIRTHKRVLDIVEPTEKTVDALMKLDLAAGVDVQIKLD; encoded by the coding sequence ATGCAGAACCAAAAGATTCGCATTCGGTTGAAAGCGTTCGACCATCGCCTGATTGATCAGTCCACAGCGGAAATCGTTGAAACCGCTAAGCGTACTGGTGCTCAGGTTCGTGGTCCGATCCCGCTGCCGACCAACCGCGAGCGTTACACCATTCTGATTTCACCGCACGTCAACAAAGATGCGCGTGACCAGTATGAGATTCGTACGCACAAGCGTGTGCTCGATATTGTTGAGCCAACCGAGAAAACTGTTGATGCGCTGATGAAGCTCGATCTCGCCGCTGGCGTAGACGTGCAAATCAAGCTCGACTAA
- the rplC gene encoding 50S ribosomal protein L3 — protein sequence MTIGLVGKKAGMTRVFTEDGASVPVTVIEVDPNRVTRVKTLESDGYAAVQVTTGSRKAKHLTKAQAGQFAKAGVEAGRSLMEFRLAEGEESPEVGGELTVSLFEAGQMIDVTGTSKGKGFQGAVKRWNFRTQDNTHGNSLSHRAPGSIGMCQTPGRVFKGKKMAGQMGNARCTVQSLEIVRVDAERNLLLIKGAVPGATGSDVIVRSAVKAR from the coding sequence ATGACTATCGGTTTAGTCGGTAAAAAGGCCGGGATGACCCGTGTCTTTACCGAAGATGGCGCTTCCGTGCCCGTGACCGTTATTGAAGTTGATCCTAACCGTGTAACGCGCGTTAAGACTCTTGAGTCTGACGGTTACGCAGCGGTTCAGGTCACCACAGGTTCTCGTAAAGCCAAGCACCTCACCAAAGCGCAAGCTGGTCAGTTTGCCAAGGCGGGTGTTGAGGCTGGTCGTTCACTGATGGAATTCCGTCTTGCAGAAGGCGAAGAATCTCCGGAAGTGGGTGGCGAACTCACCGTATCCCTCTTCGAAGCTGGTCAAATGATTGATGTGACCGGCACCTCTAAGGGTAAAGGCTTCCAGGGTGCTGTTAAGCGCTGGAATTTCCGTACCCAAGACAACACGCATGGTAACTCCCTGTCGCACCGCGCGCCGGGTTCTATCGGCATGTGTCAGACTCCGGGTCGCGTATTTAAAGGCAAGAAAATGGCCGGTCAAATGGGTAATGCCCGTTGCACCGTGCAGAGCCTTGAGATCGTCCGTGTCGACGCCGAGCGTAACCTGCTGCTGATCAAAGGTGCTGTTCCGGGCGCGACCGGTAGCGATGTTATCGTTCGCAGCGCCGTGAAAGCTCGCTGA
- the rplD gene encoding 50S ribosomal protein L4, with the protein MNLNLAAGTGTVEVADATFGKEFNEALVHQVVTAYLAGGRQGTRAQKNRSDVRGGGKKPWRQKGTGRARAGTIRSPLWRSGGVTFAARPQDHSQKVNRKMYRAAMRSILSELVRQERLVAVEEFSVEAPKTKQVAAKLKELNLEKVLIVTEEIDEKLYLAARNLPHVDVVDVAAADPVSLVAFDKVLVTVSALRKFEEKLA; encoded by the coding sequence ATGAATCTGAATCTTGCTGCAGGCACGGGTACCGTTGAAGTAGCCGATGCCACTTTTGGCAAAGAATTCAACGAAGCGCTGGTTCACCAGGTGGTAACCGCCTATTTGGCTGGTGGCCGTCAAGGTACCCGCGCTCAAAAGAACCGTTCCGACGTACGTGGTGGTGGTAAGAAGCCGTGGCGTCAGAAGGGTACCGGTCGTGCACGTGCCGGTACTATCCGCTCTCCGCTATGGCGCAGCGGCGGCGTAACTTTCGCGGCGCGTCCTCAGGACCATAGCCAGAAAGTAAACCGCAAAATGTACCGTGCGGCGATGCGTTCCATCCTGTCTGAACTCGTACGTCAAGAGCGTCTTGTCGCTGTTGAAGAGTTTAGCGTTGAAGCGCCGAAGACCAAGCAGGTAGCTGCCAAGCTGAAAGAGCTCAACCTTGAGAAAGTGTTGATCGTCACCGAAGAAATTGACGAGAAGCTCTATCTGGCCGCACGCAACCTTCCCCACGTTGACGTGGTGGATGTCGCTGCAGCTGATCCGGTGAGCCTAGTAGCCTTTGATAAGGTTCTGGTCACCGTCTCCGCCCTGCGTAAATTCGAGGAGAAGCTGGCATGA
- the rplW gene encoding 50S ribosomal protein L23, with protein sequence MNQERVFKVLLGPHVTEKAAMAAERNQYVFKVASDATKPEIKKAVEALFGKKVGSVQVLNVKGKTKRTAHGVGLRKGYRKAYVTLAAGETLEDFSGAE encoded by the coding sequence ATGAACCAGGAGCGCGTATTTAAGGTTCTGCTTGGACCGCACGTGACCGAAAAGGCCGCGATGGCAGCCGAGCGCAACCAGTACGTTTTCAAGGTGGCATCTGATGCTACCAAACCCGAGATCAAGAAAGCCGTTGAAGCATTGTTCGGCAAGAAGGTCGGCAGCGTTCAAGTATTGAACGTGAAGGGGAAAACTAAGCGTACTGCTCACGGCGTTGGCCTGCGTAAGGGTTACCGCAAAGCGTATGTGACCCTGGCTGCGGGTGAAACGCTCGAAGACTTCTCTGGCGCCGAATAA